The window TTAAGGTAACGGCGCGGGTGCCCGAGGACGTGAGGCGGCTGAGAGAGGCCGCCCTAGCCCTAGACGGCGTCGAGGAGGTTCTAGAGGCCGACATCAGGTTCTACATGAGGTATATGGTCGACGTGGGCGTCACGCCGTCCACGTGGCATCTGGTCGACGTCTCCGAGGAAGGCACGCTGGGCGGCTTAAGGAGGTATTTGGCGCGGAGACCTCCCGTCCCGATCTTGGAAAAGACAGGCGTGTTGCCGGACCTCAGAATAGCGGCGTTCGACATAGAGGTATACAACGCGCGGGGCACCGCAGATCCCGCCAGAGATCCCGTGGTGACCATCTCTATTAAGGACTCCTCGGGCAAAGCCTTCGCGATAACTGCGGACGGACGTGACGATAGGAAGGCACTGCGGGAGTTCGTCGAATATGTGAGAGAATACGATCCCGACGTCATACTCGGCTACAACTCTAACGGCTTCGACTGGCCCTACCTGGCCGAGAGGGCCAAAAGACTCGGCGTAGCCCTATCAGTGGATAGGCTGGGCGGGGCGCCCCAGCAGAGCGTGTACGGCCATTGGTCGGTCGTGGGGAGAGCCAACGTGGATCTCTACAACGTCATAGACGAGATACAGGAGATCAAGGTCAAGACGTTGGATAGAGCCGCCGAGTACTTCGGCGTCATGAAACGCGACGAAAGGACTTTGATACCCGGCCACAGGATCTACGAGTACTGGGACGACCCCTCGCGGAGGCCTATCTTTATCAAATACGCGATAGAGGACGCGGTCTCCACATACGGGCTGGGCGAGAAGCTGTTGCCCTACCTGATCCAGCTCTCCTCTGTGTCCGGCGTGCCGTTAGACCAAGTGGCCGCGGCCTCCGTGGGGGCGAGGGTCGAGTGGCTGTTGATGCGGTACGCGTACCGCATGGGCGAAGTCGCGCCTAACAGAGAAGAGAGGCCCTATGAGACCTACAAAGGCGCTATAGTGCTGGAGCCGCGGCCAGGCATCTACCAAGACGTCGCCGTGTTGGACTTCACGAGCATGTACCCCAGCATAATGATGAAGTACAACCTATCGCCTGACACCTATCTGGAGCCCGGCGAGCCGGATCCGCCCGAGGGCGTCTACAGAGCGCCTGAGGTCGGGCATAGGTTCAGGAAGTCCCCGACTGGCTTCATACCGCAAGTCCTAGCCTCTCTAGTAAAGCTGAGGAAAGAGGTGAGGAGCGCCATGTCCGGCCTCGATCCTAACAGCGTAGAGTATAAACTGCTGGACGAGAGGCAAAGAGCCTTAAAGATTATGGCCAACGCCATGTACGGCTATATGGGCTGGCTCGGGGCTAGATGGTATAAAAGGGAAGTCGCGGAGTCCGTCACCGCCTTCGCGAGAAATATATTACTAGATGTTATAAATTTCGCTAAAAATACAGGAATAAATGTAATATATGGAGATACTGATAGTTTATTTGTTAAATATTCCAAGGATATAGATAGAATAATAAATTATGTAAATGATAAATTTAATATAGAGATTAAATTAGAGAAAATATATAAGAAACTTCTATTTACGGAATCTAAGAAACGTTACGCCGGTCTCCTGGACGACGGCAGAATCGATATAGTGGGGTTCGAAGTTGTGAGAGGCGACTGGTGTGAGCTGGCGAAGGAGGTCCAGTTGAAGGTCATAGAGTATACGCTTAAGTCTCAGAACTTAACTGAAGCTAAGGATAAGATTGTTAGTTATGTTAAATCTATTATCAATAATATTAAAACATATAATATAGATCTTGATGATTTAATTATATGGAAAACTTTAGATAAAGAATTAGATGAATATAAAGTAACTCCTCCGCATGTATATGCAGCTAAATTATTGGAGAAGCACGGATATAAAATACATAAAGGTATGAGTATAGGATATGTAATAGTTAAAGGTAGTGATAAATTGAGTTCTAGAGCCAAGCCCTATATCTTGGTAGAAGATATAAAGGAGGTAGACGTAGACTACTACATAGAGAAGCAGATAGTCCCCGCGGCGTTGAGGATAGGCGAAGTGATAGGCGTAAGGGAAGGCGACTTGGTAGGGAAAGGCGGCTCTAGAAGTCTGCTCGACTTCCTCGGCTGACGTTAGGCCTTGCTGTTCGGCGAGCGTTATGAGATGAGTAAATACTTAAAGGTGTTACTAAGGTGTGGGCCATGGGAGCCTTAACCATAGTCTCAAAGTACATGATTGTCGCCCAGATAGAAGTGAACGGAGTAGTTGATAAATCCGACATAATAGGCGCGTTGTTCTCGCAGACGGAGGGCTTGCTCGGCAAGGATATGGATCTTAGAGAGCTACAGATGATGGGGCGTATCGGCAGGATCGAGATAGACATATTGGAGAAGGACGGGCGCACGAAGGCCCGGGTCAACATACCGTCGAACTTAGACCGCTACGAGACCGCCTTGATAGCCGCGCTCATCGAGAGCGTGGAGAGAGTCGGGCCTTATCCGGCCAGCGTCAAGATTCTGGAGATAAGGGATTTGAGGGAGGAGAAGAGGAACAGGATAGTCGAGAGGGCCAAGGAGCTTATCAAGATGATGGAGGAGGAGGTGCTTCCCGACACCAAGGAGATACTCGAGAAGCTGAAGGAGGATGTAGCAAAGGCCGAGGTGATAGAGTACGGCCCGGAGAGACTACCGGCAGGGCCCGACATCGATAAGTCTGACAGCATAATCATAGTTGAGGGCCGCGCCGACGTCGTGAATCTGGTCAAACACGGCTACCGCAACGTAATAGCCATAGAGGGTATAAGCCAGGGCATACCTCAGACCATAATAGATATAAGCAAGCGCAAGAACGTGACGGCGTTCGTCGACGGGGATAAGGGCGGCGAGCTCGTGTTGAGGGATCTATTGAAGGTCGCACACGTCGACTACATAGCCAGAGCGCCTCCAGGCAAGGAGGTTGAGCAACTGACGGCTAAGGAGATAGCGAGGGCTCTGAGGAATAAAATGACGGTCGAGGAGTATCTGGCCCAACAACAGATAAAGTCACAAGAGCAGGCCCAGGCGCAACAAATCCAGCAACAACCGCCGCAACCAGCCGGGCGCCAGTTAGAGGTACCGGACTTCGTAAAGACAAAGATAGATGAGATGCTCGGCACGCTTGAGGCGGAGATCTACGACGAGAAGTGGAGCACTGTGAAGAGGTTAACTGTTAGGGAACTCCCCGACTTCTTGTCGTCGTCCGAGGGCAACGTATACGCCATACTGATGGACGGGATAGCCACCCAGCGTATAGTGGATCTAGCTGCCAAGAGGGGCGTCAAGTACATAATAGCGGCGAGAGTCGGGCCCGTGACCAAGGCGCCTGAGGATATGTCCATAATATCGTTCGACGATTTAAAGACATCCTAGTTATATCACCCCGCGCTTCCTCCAACAAATAACAAATGCCGCTTTTTCGCGCCCACGCCTATCGCTGAATTATATCTAACATATCCGGCCCGAAGCGGTGGGGCGTAGCTAGGTGGCCTTGATTTATTAATGGAACCCGAAAGAAGATCTCGTGAACGAGCTAGTCGGGGCAGGCGACGTTGTCCACAGAGCTTTGAAATACGCCGTGGACATAATCCATCCCGACATGCCTGTCTTGGAGCTCTGCGAGAAGATAGAGCAGTTCATAATTGCGCAGGGGGCCAAACCTGCGTTTCCGGTCAACATAAGCATTAACGAGGTAGCGGCGCATTACACTGCGACGAAGAACGATGGAAGTAAAATCCCCAAGAACTCTGTGGTTAAGATAGACGTAGGCGCCCATAAGGACGGCTACATTGTCGACGCCGCAGTCACAGTCGCGTTGGGTACTAACGCATACGACGGCTTGATAAGGGCCTCCTACAACGCGCTCAAGAAGGCCTCAGAGGCGTTGAGGCCCGGCGTCAAGGCTTGGCAGATCGGCGAAGCCATCGAGGCGGCCATAAAATCGTTCGGCTACAAGCCTATCTATAACTTGACCGGCCATCGAATAGAGCGCTACGTCCTCCACGCAGGGGACGTGATACCTAACTACGGCGATAGGTCCGCGTCGCAGAACATCAAGACGGGCGACGTATATGCCGTGGAGCCCTTCGCCACCAACGGCAAGGGATATGTCGTGGATAGAAAAAATATTACTATATTTAGACTTATAAGAAATAAATCTAAAAAATATCAGAAATATATAGATATAATATATCAATTTTCTAATAATTTGCCGTTTACACCTAGATGGTTTCCTCAGATCCCGGACGCCTTCTATAAAGACGCCTTGTCTGAGGGGGTTCTCTACGGCTACGAGGTATTAGTCGAGGAGGCCAACGGCTTCGTGGCCCAGTTCGAGGACACGTTCTTGATCGAGGACGGTGGGGCGCGGCCTCTGGCGAGGACCCTTGAGCTAGTCACTTAACCAAGCGCAACCTAACCACCGAGTTGCCTATCTTAACGACGGCCTCCTCCCCCGCCTTGGCCACGTTGACCCTTTTCCCCTCCGGCATTAGATACGTCCCGTTGGTGCTGCCGAGATCCTCGAGGATTAGCCCTTCGGAAGATACCACGATCCTTAGATGTCTCCGGGAGACCGAGGGATCCGGCAACACGAAATTGTTGTCCAACGCCCTACCTACCGTCACTATATTTCCCAGGGCCTCCAAGTCGAATGCCTTAGCCGCGCCTGCCAAGCCCTTGACAGGCGTCTCGAGGATCTCAACGACAAGTTGCCTATAGTAGGCGACCACCTTGGGGCCCCTCTCGGCGACGCTCACAGTGCTCGCCGTCGGCCTCGCCGCGCCGCATATCCTGCACGTGTCCACATCGTCGGGGTTCTCAGTGCCGCAAATTGGGCATTTCCAAGGCATTTATTGAGGCACGCCGGCTCCGCTTATATAGTTTTCGAATATCCTCAAGATCTGCTCGGCCGTAGGCCTGGCCTCAGGCCTTGGGGACAACATGGACATTATTAAGCCCGAGAGCCAAGACGGGATCTCCGGCCTGTATCTGTCGGGAGGGGGTATCTCGTATCCGTTAACCACGAACGACTGCGGGTTTATCCCGGTCAAGCTCTCGTACATAACGCAGCCGAGTGAATATATGTCGGAGGCTTTAGATGCCGTCTGACTGTAGAGGGTCTCAGGCGCCGCGTAAGCTGGTGAGAGATACGACGCGGCCACCGCCTTGCCCACGGCTAGTTTGGCAATGCCTAGATCCCCTATCTTGACCACAGCCTTTTCCCTATCCTTAAACATTATATTCTCAGGTTTTATGTCTAGATGAACTAAATTATTCTTATGAATATCATTTAATCCCTTCAATATCTGTATAAATATTCTAAAGAATTCATCGAGAGATAGGGCCCTCTTCTCGATCAGATACTCCCGTAGGGATCCGCCCTCCATGTACTCGAGTATCATGTATGGGGGATTCCTCATGTAGTCGCTCAAAGATCTATACTCGGTAGATGGTATTGACACCTCGTACGCCTTCACCACGTAGTCGGACAACACCTCCAAGTACCTGTTCATCTCCTGCCCGAATATCTTTATAACGTCCCAGCTCGACGCGAGGGGGGCGCCTCTATCGTCGACATACCTAAGCACCTTAGCGGCGAACTTCTGCCTACCCGCCGAGACCTTTAAGACGTAGCTAAAGCCGCCTACTCCCACCACGTCCTCGACGTAGTATTTTCCGCCGAGCCAGGAATTGAGCCACCCCACCGGCGGCGATAGAGACCTATAAGCGATCCTCTTGCTAAATACAAAATATGCCACTAAAAATAGAAAAATATTAATAAAAACAAAAAGGAAAATATAATTTATCTTAAATATATAAATTAAGATGAAATAATTCAATAGATATACAAAAGAGGCAAGAGGACCGTATATCTGTATCGGTAGGTTAAATATGGCGAAAATAAACCCCTGAAGGATGGGCAATACAAACATATAGGGGCTCTGGAAAGCCAAGGACAATATAGCAGGTATAGCAATATCCTTAGTTTTATTAATTCTATAATATGAATATTCATATATTTCAAATAGTAAGATTGTAAGAAATATTATAATAGAATCCAATACAATATTAATTATATTATATTGTTCAATCAAAAATAAATTTGAATTGAAGAACATTAAACTCGCTATCACGGTGTAAAGAGCCACGCGCATCGCCATTACGTACCTACCTATAATAGCTCTTACCAACAATATCGATAC of the Thermoproteus uzoniensis 768-20 genome contains:
- a CDS encoding DNA-directed DNA polymerase, with the translated sequence MELEFWLLDITYSIAGGVPEIRMFGITKDGERVVVADRGFRPYFYVKGNPSNLRQALAKVAPVEAVEAVERKYFGKPVKLFKVTARVPEDVRRLREAALALDGVEEVLEADIRFYMRYMVDVGVTPSTWHLVDVSEEGTLGGLRRYLARRPPVPILEKTGVLPDLRIAAFDIEVYNARGTADPARDPVVTISIKDSSGKAFAITADGRDDRKALREFVEYVREYDPDVILGYNSNGFDWPYLAERAKRLGVALSVDRLGGAPQQSVYGHWSVVGRANVDLYNVIDEIQEIKVKTLDRAAEYFGVMKRDERTLIPGHRIYEYWDDPSRRPIFIKYAIEDAVSTYGLGEKLLPYLIQLSSVSGVPLDQVAAASVGARVEWLLMRYAYRMGEVAPNREERPYETYKGAIVLEPRPGIYQDVAVLDFTSMYPSIMMKYNLSPDTYLEPGEPDPPEGVYRAPEVGHRFRKSPTGFIPQVLASLVKLRKEVRSAMSGLDPNSVEYKLLDERQRALKIMANAMYGYMGWLGARWYKREVAESVTAFARNILLDVINFAKNTGINVIYGDTDSLFVKYSKDIDRIINYVNDKFNIEIKLEKIYKKLLFTESKKRYAGLLDDGRIDIVGFEVVRGDWCELAKEVQLKVIEYTLKSQNLTEAKDKIVSYVKSIINNIKTYNIDLDDLIIWKTLDKELDEYKVTPPHVYAAKLLEKHGYKIHKGMSIGYVIVKGSDKLSSRAKPYILVEDIKEVDVDYYIEKQIVPAALRIGEVIGVREGDLVGKGGSRSLLDFLG
- the map gene encoding type II methionyl aminopeptidase: MNELVGAGDVVHRALKYAVDIIHPDMPVLELCEKIEQFIIAQGAKPAFPVNISINEVAAHYTATKNDGSKIPKNSVVKIDVGAHKDGYIVDAAVTVALGTNAYDGLIRASYNALKKASEALRPGVKAWQIGEAIEAAIKSFGYKPIYNLTGHRIERYVLHAGDVIPNYGDRSASQNIKTGDVYAVEPFATNGKGYVVDRKNITIFRLIRNKSKKYQKYIDIIYQFSNNLPFTPRWFPQIPDAFYKDALSEGVLYGYEVLVEEANGFVAQFEDTFLIEDGGARPLARTLELVT
- a CDS encoding FHA domain-containing protein, with protein sequence MDTCRICGAARPTASTVSVAERGPKVVAYYRQLVVEILETPVKGLAGAAKAFDLEALGNIVTVGRALDNNFVLPDPSVSRRHLRIVVSSEGLILEDLGSTNGTYLMPEGKRVNVAKAGEEAVVKIGNSVVRLRLVK
- a CDS encoding serine/threonine protein kinase, which encodes MGWLNSWLGGKYYVEDVVGVGGFSYVLKVSAGRQKFAAKVLRYVDDRGAPLASSWDVIKIFGQEMNRYLEVLSDYVVKAYEVSIPSTEYRSLSDYMRNPPYMILEYMEGGSLREYLIEKRALSLDEFFRIFIQILKGLNDIHKNNLVHLDIKPENIMFKDREKAVVKIGDLGIAKLAVGKAVAASYLSPAYAAPETLYSQTASKASDIYSLGCVMYESLTGINPQSFVVNGYEIPPPDRYRPEIPSWLSGLIMSMLSPRPEARPTAEQILRIFENYISGAGVPQ